The region CCCGGAGACCACGTCGTCTGTAGCTACATCCCGAACTGCGGAGTGTGTCGCTACTGCGCCTCCGGACGCTCGAACCTGTGCGACCAGGGTGCGTCGATCCTCGAAGGCCGGTTCCCGGACGGGTCGTTCAAGTTCCACAAGGACGGCCTTGACTACGGAAGCCTGTGTCTGCTCGGCAGTTTCGCGGAACGGTCCACGGTGTCCCAGCATTCGGTGGTCAAGGTCGACGACTGGATCCCGCTCGAGACCGCTGTCCTGGTGGGCTGCGGCGTACCGGCGGGCTGGGGGGCCGCGGTCTACAACAACGGCCTTCGCCCTGGGGACACCGCGGTGATCTTCGGGATCGGAGGTCTGGGCATCAACGCGGTCCAGGGCGCGGTGATGGCCGGGGCACGGTATATCGTCGCGATCGACCCGCTGCAGTTCAAACGAGATACAGCGCTCAAGTTCGGAGCAACGCACGCCTTCGCCACCGCCGAGGAGGCACACGAGGCGGTCTGCGAGCTGACGTGGGGCCAGATGGCTGACGGCGCGTTGATCTTCGTGGGTACCCCGGACGAAAAGGTCATCTCCGAGGCTTTTGCGATCATCGGGAAGGGTGGCACGGTGAGCCTGGCCAGCCTGGCCGATCCGGCCAAGCTTACCGTGCACATCTCGGGCATGGAGCTGACCCTGATGGAGAAGACGATCAAGGGTTCGCTGTTCGGCTCATCGAATCCGCAGTACGACATCGTGCGGCTGCTGCGCCTCTACGACGAGGGCAAGCTGAAGCTCGATGAGCTGATAACCCAGCGGTACAGCCTTGAGGAAGTGAACCAGGGCTACGACGACCTCCGGGCCGGCAAGAACATCCGCGGCGTCATCATCCACGATTCCTGACCGGAGCGGGACGGTCGCGGTGACGCTCGCCGGGGCCGTCCCGACGATGTTCAGGCGTTTTTGACGCTGGCGATGGGAGGAAAGCGGGAGGATTGTGTTGACCTGGACGGCGGTATGTTGCATAGAACAGTAGTGAGCTGTAGCGTTTTTTGTGCTGCGGTTTCTCGGTTTCCGCAAAGTGACTGTCGCTTGTGGACGAACATGGGAGTCAAGGGGTCAAACGGCCCTGACGCGGTTTGCGTGGCTGGATGAGGTAAGGCTCGGCGCCGGGTTCAGGAGGTGAAATCGGATCGGACCTGTTGTTGGAGGCGTTCGGCTCGGTGTATCGGTTCGATCGGTATCTTCAGCCTTGGGTCGAGTTTTTAATGGTGTCGTGCTGTCTTGTCGTGGTGTTCGGCGATGGGTGGGGGTTCTCCGGTGAGGGTGGCGAGTGCGGTGGCGTTTCCTGGATGCTGGGCGCGGTTGAAGGTGGTGGCGCGTCCGGCGTCGGTGTGTCCGGCGTAGGCGCGGGCGATGGCCGTCAGGACGTCGCCGGTGCGGTCGAGTAGGAGCAGCGGCATCACGACGGTGGTGATGCCTTTGCCCAGCAGGGGGAACCCGTAGAAGCCGAGGTACACCCCGGCGCTGCGACGCACCCCGGCGCGCGGGGTCATCGCCGGCGCCCGGCCGGCGCCGTGAGCCGCTTGGTGGAGCGGCGGAACGCCCAGACGACCACCAGCAGGGCCAGCGCCGTCAGCGGAGTACCCATCGCGATCTTCGCGAACGCCAGCCAGCCCGTGGCGTCGGCGAGATCTGCTGGCACAGGAACGAGAACGGCATCATCAGCGCCGCCAAGGCCCCGGCGCACTCCCCAGCCAGGATCGGCCAGCGTTGTTACACGAGCCGGGACTCGGCCTTTCGTGGGAATGATCTCCATTCGTTCGCGCCCCCGTACGCGAAGTCCCTAGGGTGCGCCCTGCCCTGGAGACGACCGAGGACGGAGCTGCCCTGGTGGAGGGATTTCGCGTCGACCTGACCGCCTTGACCCACGCATCGGAAGGTGTGCGCGACACGATCGACTCGATGAACCGGCGTAGGGTCCGCGACATCGACTGCCCGGCGGATGCCTTCGGCCACGACCGGCTGGCCGCGACCGTTGCTGACTTCTGCGAGCACTGGGACCAGGGCGTTAGCGACCTGACCGAGGACGTCAAGGAGATCTCCGCACGGCTGGCTCAATGCGTCCAGGTCTACCGGCATACAGACGAAGCCGCCCAAGTGCACTTCGAGGGCATCGTGCTGCGTGCTAGCGGCGGCGACCCTGCGGCGCAGTGATGGCAGCGGAACTCGGAACCATCACCGACCCCAAGTCCCTCGTCCAGGGCAACGCCGACGCTGTCCGTACGACTGCGGCCGCCATGCGGGACTACGGTGACGCACTGCACGAAGCAGGCGAAGGACTTAAGCGCATCGACATCGAAGGCTGGAGCGGCCAGGCGGCCGAGCAGTTCCGCTCCGCGTTCGACGGCGAACCGATCAAGTGGCTGGAAGCCGGGGACTGCTTTCAGTACGCAGGTGGGGCGCTGGAGCAGTACAGCGAGTCGTTGACCTGGGCACAGGGACGAGCCGCCGAAGCAATCCGGTTGTGGAACGAGGGCGAAGCCGCGACCCAGCAGGCCAAGGCCGAGCACGCGCGAGCAGCGGAACAAGTGAACTCCCTTGGCGCTGCGGGTGTCGGCGTGGGCGGAAGCATGGTGGTGGCCTCGCTGGGTGGTCTCGGCGCTGAAGCCGCGGGCGACGACAGGGTCGAGGTGATCGACACCGATGACGCCGAACCCGCTCCAGCGCCAGCGCTGCCATGGGAAGACCCGGCGGTCCAGGAGAAGATCCCGGAGGAGTGGGGCGACGGTAAGCCGAACAATTCCGGGGTTGGTCACCGCTGGCTTGACCCGATAGTCACCCGTCCAATGCTGGTGTGCGGATCGACCAGGGCAACCCCAACAACTCTCAGCCGACCCAGCAAGTTGATCACGTCATCGTCCGGGACAATGGGAAGGTGATCGGGCGCGACGGAAACCCGATCGAGGGATCGATCAAGGACAACCCTGAGCAAGCTCACATACCGCTACGTGAATGGAAGCAGTGGAAGTCGTGGAATCACCCGTAGAACCGGTCCGCTACCCCAGTATGCGCGCTGAGATCGTGCTCGCGGTGAAGGCGCTGTCCGATCCGGATTACCAGCAGCGTGTTTGGATCCGGCGGCAGTATCCCCACGAGAATTTCTACGACGATTTCACCCAGAACGCGCACATCCTCTTCGATGACACATGCGTCCTGCCCGACCCGGAAACAGGGGTCGGCGACGTTCTTTACCCGGACGAAGTCGGCGTGCTTCGAGCGCTCGGCGAAGTGCTCGATCCCCTGATCAACGAGCTGGGCAACGTCAGTGACGAGCGCTACCTTCAGCACCCGCAGTGGGCGGAGGTCCTCCGCCGGTCCGAGAGGGCATACCGGGTGCTCAGCCAGAACGACAGCGCGAGTAGGTAAGGCGTCAGGGCAGCTCAGCGCGCTCGACCCGAGCCCGAGCCATTCCGGTAGCCCCCTCGAAACGGGGCTCCGTCGACGTGGCGGGTGATGATGTGTCGATCGCGGAGGGGCGACGTCGTCCAAATAGATCGTTTCTGGAAGGTGGCAGCCCAGTGCCGCCCCACAGAACATTTATGGCGAAGCGCGCATCCCGTTACCGGCGCGCGGGTGAGGCCATGCCGACCGCTCCGCCACGACGGATGCTCGGCTGCGGGTTGTGGGGGAGCGGCGGCGGGTGGTGATGTTAGGGCGCGGTACTAGGCGAGCACGTCGTGGCCGTCTGCTGAGGTGATCGGTGTGTGGTGTCCGGGTGGTTGGTCAGCCGTGGCGACGCGGTTTTTTCCCTTTTTTGCCTGCTGTAGCAATGCGATGTCCGCGGTCTCCTGCAGGGATTTCAGTGTGGTTCCGTGCAGTGGTGCGGTGGCGAGTCCGATGGACACTGTTGCGCTGGGCTTGTCTTTCCCGATCATGATCGGCTTGCCGCCTGCGGGTGTGGTGACTTGGATTGCCCGTTGTTCGATCGAGGTGCGGATGCGTTCGGCGATGACAAGTGCGGTTTGGCGAGGCGTTCTGGGAAGGAGGGCAAGGAACTCGTCGCCGCCCCATCGGCACAGCAGATCACCTTGCCGGGTTTCGGCTCGCAGCACGTGCGCGATGTTTTGAGGATTTCGTCGGCTCCGAGGTGCCCGATGGTGTCGTTCCACTGCTTGAGGTTGTCGAGGTCGATGAGCAGGAGGGACGTGTGTTGGTGGTGGTCGTGGTCGGTAGCCAGCGCGAGCTGTGCCAGTGGCTCGAATGCCGCCCGGACTGGGAGCCCGGTCAGAGGGTCGTGTAGGGCGTTGCGCCGAACGTCCTCGTGGTCTCGCTTTGCCTTCTCGAGGTGGTGTTTGCAGCGGGTGGCCGCGATCGCCAGTGGCAGGACCGGGATGAGCAACAGCGCGGAGTGTGCTTGCAGCACGGCTGTGCATGCTGCGGCCAGCAGTGCGGTGAGCTCGAGTGCGTTGTCGTCGCGGTCGCCGAACAGCCGTGCCGGCCTCCACGTGCGTTCGGAGAGTGCGATGGCGCCCGCGACGAGTGCTGCCTGGGTCAGGAAGTAGGCCGCTACGCATGCGGTCAGACCGAGGGAAACCGTTGTGATACCGGCGGGTGTGGTCGGCCAGGGTGTGTGACCGGTGAGTACCGGGTGAAGGCCCGTGTACTGGGCGAGGGCGTGTGCGGCGAGCATGGAGAGGACGATGCCGCTGGTGCTGAACAGGTATCGGTGTGGTGGTTTGCGTGCGATGAGCCACCGTTGTGTTCGGACCGCGGCGCAGACCGCGAGTGCTAGGAGCGGGGGAAGCAGTATTGCGGCGGTGAACAGCCAGACGCTGGTGAGGTCAATGTGCGCGACACCGCGGTCTCGACTGGCACCGCGCCTGCGTTCTTCGGGCTCGCGGGTCAGCGCGGCGTGGGCGCAGGCGCAGCAGATGAGCACCACGAAGCAGTGGAGATCGGCTGGGTCGTAGTGCTCGGTGAGAACGGCTCTGGCGGCGAAAGTCACGGCGAGCAGGTGCCCCAGCAGCACCCATACCCGTGCCAGGGCGGGCAGCGCCGTCCATCCTCTCGGTCTAGGTCGTGGCTGCGGGATCTGCCCTGGTAAAGGCCAGTTTCGGTGAGATCGTGCGCGGGGGATACTGGGGGCGCCTGGACCGTCGTCCCCGACAGGCGGGCGGGTTGCTTCCGCGCTGGCTGCGGGGCGTGCTGCTAGCGGAGGTGAGTGTCGTGATCGACCGGGACTGGTAACCATCGCTGTGCTGCGCCTTTCGGTGTGAAGCCTCCCCGGCACGGGAGGTGTTGTGCGTGGCAACGCAGACAGTTTCGGTGGGCAGCGCCTCCGCCATCCCCATGTCCGGGGGCGCTGTCCCCGAGCCCTCGACTGTGCGAGTCCCTTGGGGTCAGTGATCGCGGTTGGTGGCGGCGTCGGCCAGCTTCGTCAGTTGAGTGTTGGCCGGCTCGGGTAGTCCGGATTCGTGGAGGGTGGCGATCGCGGTGGTGGTCAGTTCCGTGATCTGCCGCTCGACGGCGTCCAGGGCACCGAGACGGTTCAGCGTCTCGCGGGCTTGATCGACGTGCGTATCGTCGAGTTCGGGGTTGCCCAACAGGTGCTGCAGTAGGTCGATGGCCTCATGATCGTGTTGGTCGCGGGTTCGGGAGAAGGCGTCGGCGATGAGTAGGGTTCGTTTGCCTTCCCGCAGGTCTTCGCCTGCGGGTTTGCCGGTGATGGCAGGGTCGCCGAAGACACCGAGCACGTCGTCGCGGAGCTGGAATGCGATGCCGATCCTGGAGCCGAAGCGGCGCAGGATTTCCAGTGTCCACTGGTCTGCGCCGGCGATTTCGGCTCCGATCTCCAGTGGGCGCTGCACCGTGTAGGAGGCTGATTTGAGTTCGGCGATTCGCACTGCGGTGGGGGAGGTGTGGTCGCCGCGTGCGGGGGAGAGGATGTCCAGGTACTGGCCGGCAAGGACTTCGGTGCGCATGGCTTGCCATGGCCGAAGCGCGCGTGCGACGGCGTGTGGATCCAGACCTGAACTGTGCAGCATGTCGTCGGCCCACACTAGGGCGAGGTCACCGAGTAAGGTCGCTGCGCTTGTTCCGAATTGGACGGCGTTGCCGTTCCACGTTCTGTTGTGGTGCAGTGTGGTGAAGGTGTGGTGGATCGTCGGGTGGCCGCGGCGGGTGTCGGTGTTGTCGATGATGTCGTCGTGCACCAGCATCGCGGCGTGCAGGAGTTCCAGTGCGCTCGCGGCGCGTAATGCGGCCCCTGCCTGGGCTGTGTTGTCGGGTCCGCCCGCTGCGCGCCAGCCCCACCACGCGAAGGTAGGGCGCAGGCGTTTGCCGCCGTTGAGTACGAACTGGACGAGGTGCTCGACGGCTGTCGCGAATGCCGGGTCGAGAGAGCGTGTTTCGGCGCGGTGGAATACCAGGTAGTCGGTTAGGTTCTGCTGTATCCGGTCCAGGAGACCGGTTTCTGTGGAGATGTGCACGCGGACACTGTTGATCGCGTGAGTCCTGATCGGGTATCCGGGGAATTCCGGGACTACGGTCCGTAGATCAGCAAGGACGGTGCGTGCTTGCTCTAGGTTTCGTGATCGAGGGTGTCGGCCATGTTGCGGGTTACCCACGTGGCGATCTCGGTTCTGTTCCGTACGTCGAGCCGGGAGCGCAGGGCAAGGATGTGACTTTCTACGGTCCGGGGGCTGATCACCAGCTCGTCGGCGATTTCTTTGTCTGTCAGTCCTTTCGCGATCAGGAGCGCGATCTCCCGCTGCCGGGGCGTGAGTGCGCCGTCAGCGGGGTTTGGGGGCGTTGAGTGGTTACCCAGCGCGTGCTCCAGCGCTGTGTGTTTGTCGGGCGCCTGGAATGCATGGTGGTAGGCGTGTTCGTAGGAGCCGGTGCCCAGTTGCGTGCGCAGCTGTGTGAGTGCGGCTTTGCGTGCGTCTGCGAATGGCCCCAGTCCAGCGAAGTACACGTGGGTCAGTTGCTGCAGGCGGTCGGCGGCGCCCAGACAAGCACCTGCCTTGTCGGGGTCTCCGGCCGTGGCCCATGCCCAGGCCAGGGCCTCGCTGAGCCACAGGATGCCCCACGAGTCCTGTATCTGCGATTGTTTGCGTAGCGCGCGTTGCAGATGAGTGGTGGCCTGGGCTGGGTCGTGGTCGAACCATAGCGCGAGCAGTCCCTGAAGCCACCATGCGAACGAGAGTGCCCACTCAGCGCCGTGGGCTTCGGCGTGGGCCGAGCATTGTCCGACCGCGTCGCGGGCGAGCACCATGTCTCCGAGGAACAACGCCGAGAGGGCACGAAGCATCAGGCATTGCTGGAGCAGGCCGGCGTCGTTTGTTGTTCGGGCATTGTCGACGGCTTGGGTGAGAGCGTCGAGTGCGCGTGGCGACTGATCAGTCAGCAGTGCTGACAACCCGTCGGCGTAGCTGAGCGCATAGGCTTGGGCTTCTGGTGTGTTGACCTCCTGCGCCAGTTCGAGGACCTCGGCGACGAGGCGTTTCGCTTGTGTTTGCTGGCCTTGGCAGTTGGCGATCAGGGCGAGCAGGGAAACGGCCTTGACGCGCAGCGGGGTGGCCTGCGTGCTGGTCACCGCGAGCATGCGTTTCAGCCACCGTCTGCCCTCATCCATCAGTCCGAGGAACAGCACTGACCTGCTGGCGTTGAGTGACACCGCGATCCTCAGGCCGGTCTCGGGCTCTGTGTGCTCGGCGGAGGTCATCGCCTGGCGGAAGTTGTCCCAGTCCGGGTAGATCCTCTGGAGCGTCCCGACTTCGTTGGGCCCGCACCACGTCAGGGCGGTCTCTTCCGCGAGGGCCGCGTAGTAGGCGCGGTGGCGGCGCCGGAGTTCGTTTTCCTCGTCAAGTTCGCGTAGCCGGTCACATCCGAATGAGCGCAGCGTCTCCAGCATCCGGTAGCGACCCGCGGCTTGATCGATTTCGACGATGCTTTTGTCGATCAGATCAGCGAGCATGACTTCGGGGCGGCGCACGTGTTCGTCGGCGCAGACGGCTTCCACCGCCGCGAGCGTGTAGCCGCCGGCGAACACCGACAGCCTGGCCCACAGCCGCTGATGCGCCGCGGTGAGCAGGTCCCATGACCACTGCACGACTGTGTGCAGGGTGCCGTGATGTTGCTGCTGTCCCGGGTCGCCTCTGGTGAGCAGGTGGAAGCGGACGTTGAGGCGGGACACCATTTGGGTTAGGCCCAGGGAGGGCAGGCGGCGGGCTGCCAGTTCGATGGCCAACGGCACTTGGTCGAGCCGTTCGCACAACTCGAGGGCTGTCGGGTGGTCACTCGGGCCGAGCGTGAGGCCCGCGGCCGCGGCCCGGTCAATCAGCAATTCCACGGCGGTGCTGAGGTCGAGTTTCGGTACCGCGAGGACGTGTTCGCCGTCGGTGTGCAGAGGCTCGCGGCTGGTCGTCAGGATGTGCAGGCCGGGGCACGAGCGCAGCAGGTGACCGATGAGCGTGGCGATGGGTTCGATCAGGTGCTCGCAGTTGTCCAGGACCAGCAGCAGGTTCTTGTCCTGCAGATGTGCGACCAGGGCGTCCTCTTTGGACCGGGCTGATTGGTCGTGTATGTCGAGTGCGACCAGCATGGTCTGAGCCAGCAGTTCGTCCCGGGAGAGGGCAGCCAGCGCTACGCCCCAGACGCCGTCGCCGAATCGCTGGGACTTGTGGATGGCCGAGGCGATCCGTGCGGCTACCCGGGTCTTGCCGACGCCGCCCGTGCCGACCAGCGAAACCAGACGTGTGCCCGCTGCCAGCATGCGCGCGCCACGGTCCACGAGATCGCGGCGTCCCAGGAAGCTGGTCAACTCCGGCGTGTCGTTCAGTGCCCCCGACTGCACACGCTCACCCCCTGTCCAGGTTGGTCTACACATTAACCCTCGGTCGGGCGGGTACCCGGGCTATCACGGAGGCCGGGACCGTCCGTCTGACGGAGTATGCGTGTCCCTGCGGCAGGGGGCCGGGAAATTACCCAGTAACCGCGGATTCGGGAGACTCCGGGAAATTACGGTGCCTCCCACTTGAATTAGTGGTTCGCGGTCCGAGGTGGCGATTTCGCGCATTGCTGGATTCCTCACGGCCTCGAGGTCACGACAGAGCAAAAAAGCTACCTTTCGCTTTCAACTACCGCACAGAAAGTAACTAGAACAGGGTTGAAACTACACCATTCGAGTGATGATTGCGGCGAGCTGCACACGCCCTGTGGCGTTTACCGTGAGCAACGGTATAGGCCTGAGGCGCGCCTCGGCACGAGGCATCCCTTCGCGAAAAGTAGCCGCTAGGGGGTCAAAAACGGTGGCCATCGGGTTCTGCTACGTAGAGTGACAACGGGATCCGATACGGAGTGTCACAATGTCGCGCGACGGAATGGTGACACAACGTGAGCATCTGGGCTAGCGCTGCTTCACGCGGCGTGGTCACAGACAACTCGGCCATTTCGAAGTGCTCTAACCGGGGCTGGTGCCCACGGTCGCTGTTTCGTCTGCCGTCGCCGTTCGGCGGGCGCTGAGCGGATTTTCCTAAGAAGCTCGCTTCAGGCAGGCGACCGGGTAGCCGGATAACCGGGAATTGTCGGTAGTGGATTATCACGGCTTGGGGAAAAACATGGCTTTACGTTCAGGATTTCGCTACCCGATCGCGTTCGCGCAAGCGTTCCCCATGGGAGCGCGAGTTGTCTCCGGCGCGACACCAGCCGAGGGCAAGCCCGACGATGAAGCCGGACCGCGGCAGCGCATCGACGCCGAGACCGGCCTGCCCGTCTGGCTGATCACCGTCGCCGACCTGGCCTCGGTCCGGCTGACGCAGACGGCGGTGACTGTGGAGATCCTCGCCGAGAACAAGCCCGTTCTGCCGCAACGGCCCGAGATCGAGTTCGTCGGCTTGACCGTGGAACCTGTTCGCGGCGGGACCGAGAAAGAGCCGTGGACGACGTTCACCTACCGGGCGCTGGAGGTCGTCGCCGCTCCGAGACGCATGGAGGACACGCGGCCCTTGCCGATGGCGCTGTGGCTGGGAGAACCCGATGAGCCCCAGCGCGCTGGTTCCCCGCAGCGTTCCGTTGGAGGGACGTCGTGACCCGCAACGATCTGCGAGCCGAGATCGTCAACGCCAACGGCCCCGGACAGTCGGTGCTGGATCTGTTGCCTCGGCAGTGGACGCACGCCCCCTGCGACGACGGAGGCTGGTGGCTGCTCGGCGGCGATTTGGCCGGTGACCCCGACGTCATGGTGAAGGTGGAGCACGCCCACCCAGCCGCCGGCCGGGGCGACCTCGCCGAAGCCGTCGCCCTGCTGTTCGGCCGGCTGGTCACGCGTGAACTGGGCGGTCGAGTCGTGAGTACCGACCTGACAGCAGAGGAGGTCGCGGAGCTGAGTTCGCAACTGCGGTGGCTGCGCACGATGATGTGGTCCGGGCGATGAGCGGCGTGCGGTGGACAGCGATCGAACGGGGCACTACGCCCAGACGCATCGCGCGGGGCTGGGCCGAGTTGGCCCTGACGTTGTGGGGTGATACTCGCCCGCCGGACTGGCACACCCGCGCGGCGTGCCGCGGCCGAGCACCACTGTGGTGGGACGGCGCCGACGACAACGCCGGGACCGCGCAGCGCATCTGCCACACATGCCCGGTATGGCGCGAATGCCGTTCCGACGCCGAGTGGTACGAGACCGCAGCGCAGGACACGGCTGTCATCATCGGCATTACCGGCGGTGACACCGCAAGTCAGCGCGCCCGTCGATACGCAGCACACCGGTACGGGATCAGATCCGGATGACACTCAGAGCCTGGTGCCAGGAGGGCGGGATGCCTGCCTCAGGCACCAGGCTCCACCGGCCCCGTGACCAGATTGATTCCGGATATGCCAACTTGCGTGGGCACCCCGATCGCCCGCCGGCGCGGCGGGTACAAGCGAAAGGAACGACAGTTGTGGCCAGTATGAAAGGCCGCCCCGAGCCATGGCTGACCTTCGGAGCCGAGCTGCAACGGCGGCGCGAAGACAGCGGGCTCTCGCTTCGAGACCTGGCCAAGAGGGTCAACTACTCGTTCGGATACCTCGGGAAACTCGAGCGAGGTCAGAGCACTCCCACGCTAGATGTCGCCCGGCGTCTCGATGCCGAACTGGGCATGAGTGAACAGCAGCCGAGGCTGGTGGAACTGGCGATCGAGGCGACAGACGGAGTGACCGGCCTTCGTCTGGCCCGACCGGCTCAACTCCCGCCTGGGGTAGCGGATTTCATCGGTCGGACCCAGGAGTGGCAACACCTGGACGCGATCATGGACGGCAACAGCTCGGGTTCGGTGCGCATGTGCCTGGTGGAAGGGCTGCCCGGAGTCGGCAAGACCGCGCTCGTGGTGCGCTGGGCACACACGATCGCACACCGATTTCCGGACGGGCAGGTGTTCGTCGACCTCCGCGGCTGGGGCCGCGACGACCAGCGCCGCCAGCCCGGTGAGGTGCTCGAGGAGATCCTGCGCGCTCTCGGCGTCCCCTCCGAGGTCATCAGTCCCGATCTTGACAAACGCACCAAGCTGTACCGGAGTGTGCTGGCCGGCAAAGGGATCCTCGTCGTGTGGACAACGCCGCCAGCGCCGACCAGATCCTCCCACTGGTACCCGGGTCCCCCGGTTGCATGGTCGTGGTCACCAGCCGAGTCCGGTTAGATGGCGTCGCCCGGAGCGCCGGAGCGCCCCGGGTTCTCATCGAGCCCATGTCTCCCGACGACGCGCTCACACTGTTGTCCGCAGTCGCTGGCAGGAATTGGGTCCGCGAGCAAAGGGAAGCAGCGGCGGCGGTCGCCGACCGGTGCAGTCGGGTGCCCTTGGCCCTGCGCGCGATCGGCGACCGCGTTGCCGCGCATCCGCAGCACAGCATGGTCGAGCTCGCTGGCGAACTGGCGACGGATGAGGGCCTGCTCGACACGCTGGAATGGCACGACCCGAGCGTGCCCGGCGTCCGAGAAACGATCTCCTGGTCCGACAAACTCCTGCCAAGCCAGCCCCGCCAGGCGTTGCGCATGCTGGGCCCTTACCGCGCAGAGATCGACATGCGAGCCGCCGCGGCCGTGATGCGCTGGCCGCTGCCGCACACCCGGCGGGTGCTGGAACGACTGCTCAACGAGCACCTGCTCACCGAAACGACCCACCAGCGCTACCGGATGACCGACCTCGTGCGGGCCTACGCGACCGAGCGCGCCCTCCAGGATCTGCCACAACACGAGCGCGACAGGGCAATGCAGCGATGGCTGGACTGGTACCTGCATTCAGCCGCCGCAGCCTCCAGAATGCTCGCACCTCATCGTGACCTCCCCGCCTTGGATGCATGCGCGCCCGAGGTCGACGCGCTCGTGGTCGCGCCGCAGGACTACCACGCTGCCCTGGGGTGGTGCGCTCGCGAACTGCCGCACCTTGGCCACGCCATCGACCGCGCGCACGCCCTCGGCCACCACAGCACCGCGTGGAAACTCGCCGTGGTCTACGGCACGTACCTTGAGCTGCGCCGACCATGGCAGACGTGGATCTCCGTGTACTCCACGGCAACCGAAATCGCCCGTGTCTCCCAGGATCGCGCCGGAGAGAGCTGGTGCCTGCACCACCTCGGCAGCGCATGGGCCCACCTGCGCAACTACGACGCCGCCCTGCCCGCGCTCGCCGAGGCGATACGACTTCGCGCGGAAATCGAGGACCAGCAGGGCCTCGCGTGGTCGCGGTGCGTCCTGGGAGCGATGTTCCTGGACATGGGGCGATATTCGGACGGGCACGAACAGTTCGAGCAAGCCTGGCAGACATTTACACAGGTCGCCCCTGCCTACGGGACGGCGAGCGCGCTC is a window of Saccharopolyspora phatthalungensis DNA encoding:
- a CDS encoding tetratricopeptide repeat protein codes for the protein MSPDDALTLLSAVAGRNWVREQREAAAAVADRCSRVPLALRAIGDRVAAHPQHSMVELAGELATDEGLLDTLEWHDPSVPGVRETISWSDKLLPSQPRQALRMLGPYRAEIDMRAAAAVMRWPLPHTRRVLERLLNEHLLTETTHQRYRMTDLVRAYATERALQDLPQHERDRAMQRWLDWYLHSAAAASRMLAPHRDLPALDACAPEVDALVVAPQDYHAALGWCARELPHLGHAIDRAHALGHHSTAWKLAVVYGTYLELRRPWQTWISVYSTATEIARVSQDRAGESWCLHHLGSAWAHLRNYDAALPALAEAIRLRAEIEDQQGLAWSRCVLGAMFLDMGRYSDGHEQFEQAWQTFTQVAPAYGTASALAGLGTAQQRLGNAEQARGRLTDALRLFDDAGARDGAALALLHLGETFHALRQPQRALDYVERGIRIRRELDDRSGIAECLHVRAQILHTSGDLDAARAAWTEALSLFDSLADPRASDVRSRLATVETTVQGY